The region TCAGACCCCGGCGTTTTTCCTCTGCCAGCCGATCCGTGTCCCATCCGGTCAGGGCTTTGACCAAGGAGGTTTTGCCGTGGTCCACATGGCCGGCGATGCCAATGGTGAAGGACGCAAGCATGGGATTCCTCGAACGTTTCACATCGTGACCGGATTCTGGGCCATGGCACGAAGCTGCTGAAGGGCTTGGGGAATGGCTTTGCGGACAAGGACGGAACGCTCCATGCCTTTTGTCATCCAATCTTTTTCGTACTCGGGATGTCTCGGACAGAGAGGCGGAATTTCCCAAAGGGCTTCGGTCTCATAAATGGACGGATCACAGGCCATATCCAAAATCGGTCTTTCCATGCGGGGCGACCTCTGGACCCAATCCAAGCGGGCCATGATTTCAAATCGGGCCTGGTCGGTGAGGTAAAAATACCCGTTAAGAAGGCGACACAGCGTCTCGAGATTGACAGATGTAAAGTGATCCCCATCGCCAAGCCCCTGAGTCACCATGATCAAGTCGTAGAGAGCCTTTTGAGCGTTCTGGTCTTCTGAGGCGAAGCGCAGCAGCATGGAATGGGTAAGATCTTGCCACCGGGTTTTTTCGTTCCACGGGTGGTCGCCCGAAAACAATCGGCGCCAGAGCCGAAAAGCTCGACTGGCCAGCTTTTGTCTTCTCATTTGGTCCAGGAAAACGACGTTATCCATGGTCCTGAAAGCGATTCCGTTAGGGTCTTGGCCTGTTAGGCAAGGTTTTTAGTGAAACTTAGGCCGTCAGTCCTTAACGATTTTCGTTATGTCTCGAAGGCTTCGGCTTCTTAAGCCTCAAGCTTTCTTTCGACTCCGGCGAACATGGGGCCCATGGCGCGAACGCGTTCCGTGATGTCCCGGCAACATTGAGCGAACTGTGGTCCCATGGATGCCGAGTTGTAGACGATGCCGACTCGGTCGCGTTCCACGCCGACCGATTCAAGAATTTTTTGGACTTGAGCGACCCGCTTGGCAGCCTTGAGATTACCGGACACATAATGGCATTCACCAGGAAGACAGCCTGAAACGTACACGCCGTCCGCTCCATGTTCCAAGGGCTTGAGCAGATGCAAGATATCCACTCGGCCCGTGCACGGCACCTGCACAATGCGCACGTTCGGGGGGTAAGAAAGCCTCATGGCTCCGGCCAGATCCGCCGCGGCATAGGAACACCACTGACAGCAATACAGGATGACGACGGGTTCAAAGGCATCAACAAGGGATGCGGACTCCTGCAGGGCTCTCTCGCTCATGGGGGCATCCTCTGGGGCGTGGACCGACACAAACATAGCCGTCGTGCATCCGCGCCGGTCCTCTTGGAGGGGGCAAGGGGAATCGAACCTCCTCCCGGTTGATAAGACCGGGCCAGCGGGTTTGCAGCCCGTGGGGCGCCCAGCGCCGTTGCCCCCAAGAATCCGTCAAAAAAAGTAAGGCCTCTTCCCTTACCCGATTTGGCTCTTATGGAGAAAAGCCTAATGTGTCAAATAGGTAGTTCCGATAACATGCAGTTTTGGATTTTGGATTTTTATGGAGTGTGAATTTCCATTCTTGCCAGGACGGGTAGGGCTGGCGTAAGGTGATGATGCAAGAGCCTTGAAAACCCACAGGGTAAAGCGGGGTCGCAGACGCCAATCCCAATGAAGAGCCTATGGTCATGATCCTTTTTCGCAAAGTGAATAAGTGGTTTGGACCGCTGCACGTCTTGAAGGACATCGACTTTTCGGTGGATTCGGGAGAAGTCGTCGTGGTGTGCGGGCCCAGCGGGTCGGGCAAAAGCACCATGATTCGGTGCATCAATAAACTGGAGCCCATTCAAAAGGGAACCATTGTGGTGGACGGTATGGATCTGAACGATCCGCGCACGGATATTACCAAACTGAGGGCCGAAATCGGGTTTGTTTTTCAGCAGTTCAATCTTTATCCACACATGACCGCCCTGGAAAATATCATCTTGGCTCCCATGAAGGTGCGCAAGATGTCCAGAAAAGACGCCGAAGCCTTGGCGTTGGACATTTTGGACAAAGTGGGGATTCGCGAAAAAGCGGACCATTATCCCGCGCAGCTTTCGGGTGGCCAGCAACAGCGGGTGGCCATTGCTCGAGGATTGGCCATGCGGCCCAAGATCATGTTGTTCGATGAACCCACATCGGCCTTGGATCCGGAAATGATCAATGAAGTGCTGGACGTGATGAAGAATTTGGCCAAGGAAGGTATGACCATGGTGGTGGTCACCCACGAGATGGGTTTTGCTCGGGAAGTGGCTCATCGAGTGGTGTTTATGGATGAAGGCCGTTTGATTGAGAGCGCGCCTCCCCAGGAGTTTTTTTCCAACCCGCAAAGTGAGCGAACGCGGTTGTTCCTGAGCAAGATTTTGAGCCATTGAGGGGGGGGAGGCTTCAAGGCGAGGAAAAGCGGGAAAGGAGAAAGGTCTCGGTAACCGCACAGGGAATTCCTTTGGGGGAGGTTTTCATGGAAATTACCATTCATGCTGTGGCACCAGAACGGAGAAAGGATCGGCCAAAGGATGCGGAGTTGGTTTTTGGTAAAGTGTTTAGCGACCATATGTTTTTAATGGATTACGAGACGCCGCAGGGATGGTCCAACGCACGGATCGTTCCTTACGGGCCCCTGTCTTTGGACCCCGCGGCCATGGTGCTTCACTATGGCCAAGGCATCTTTGAGGGTCTCAAGGCCTACCGCGGTGCCGACGGGCGCATTCATCTCTTTCGCCCACTGGAAAACATGAAGCGTTTTAATAGGTCGGCTCAACGCATGTGCATGCCAGAAGTGGACATCCATTTTCATCTGCAGGCCATCGAAACTTTGGTTCGACTGGACGCGGACTGGGTGCCTCGAAGCAAAGGGGCCTCGCTCTACATTCGCCCCACCATGGTTGCTTCCGAACCCCATCTGGGCGTGCGGCCGGCCACGGAATACCTTCATTATGTGATCACGGGACCTGTAGGGGCGTACTACCCGGAAGGGTTCAACCCGGTCAAGATTTACGTCACGGACGAATATGTGCGGGCCGTGCGCGGTGGTGTGGGAGAAGCCAAGACCATGGCCAATTATGCGGCAAGCCTTCAAGCCCAGGAGGTGGCCAAGAAGAAGGGCTACACTCAGGTGCTGTGGCTGGACGCCGTGGAACGCCGCTACGTGGAAGAAGTGGGCACCATGAATATCTTCTTCCGGTTGAAAGACGAGCTGGTGACACCGCCTTTGAGC is a window of Desulfosoma caldarium DNA encoding:
- a CDS encoding hydrogenase iron-sulfur subunit, which gives rise to MSERALQESASLVDAFEPVVILYCCQWCSYAAADLAGAMRLSYPPNVRIVQVPCTGRVDILHLLKPLEHGADGVYVSGCLPGECHYVSGNLKAAKRVAQVQKILESVGVERDRVGIVYNSASMGPQFAQCCRDITERVRAMGPMFAGVERKLEA
- a CDS encoding branched-chain amino acid aminotransferase translates to MEITIHAVAPERRKDRPKDAELVFGKVFSDHMFLMDYETPQGWSNARIVPYGPLSLDPAAMVLHYGQGIFEGLKAYRGADGRIHLFRPLENMKRFNRSAQRMCMPEVDIHFHLQAIETLVRLDADWVPRSKGASLYIRPTMVASEPHLGVRPATEYLHYVITGPVGAYYPEGFNPVKIYVTDEYVRAVRGGVGEAKTMANYAASLQAQEVAKKKGYTQVLWLDAVERRYVEEVGTMNIFFRLKDELVTPPLSGSILPGVTRDSVIHLAQHWGLTVHERPITIDEVLDAIAMGTMKEIFGTGTAAVISPVGQVCYKDKTYRVGNGGVGEWSQRFYDELTGIQYGDKEDPFGWVHTIVA
- a CDS encoding amino acid ABC transporter ATP-binding protein, which codes for MILFRKVNKWFGPLHVLKDIDFSVDSGEVVVVCGPSGSGKSTMIRCINKLEPIQKGTIVVDGMDLNDPRTDITKLRAEIGFVFQQFNLYPHMTALENIILAPMKVRKMSRKDAEALALDILDKVGIREKADHYPAQLSGGQQQRVAIARGLAMRPKIMLFDEPTSALDPEMINEVLDVMKNLAKEGMTMVVVTHEMGFAREVAHRVVFMDEGRLIESAPPQEFFSNPQSERTRLFLSKILSH